TGGCATTGGAATATATCGACGATCAGCCTCTAGATGTTATTAGAGATCAACAACGACGAGATTTCTTCCACGACACAAGACAATCATTTGGGCTGTCTGCTCTAGTTCTTCATGGTGGGTCGCTGTTTGGACTGTGTCATATTGGTACAGTCAAAGTTCTTCACAACTCTGGTCTGTTACCAGGGATTATCTGTGGATCGACTGTAGGTGCCATAGTGGGTGCTCTTGTGTGTAGTTGTACAGAAGACGAATTACCAAAAGTCATCGATAACATTGCCAAAGAGCTACCACCCTTAAGTCAGGAATATGAAGATCTGAAATATGGAAGTGTATTTGAAGGGGTGTTAAGCTCGTTTTATCCTCCTGAAATCATCTTATTTGAACAATATGTGAGAAACAAGTTGGGAAATCTTACTTTTGAAGAGGCATATCTGAGAAGTGGAAAAGTTCTGAACATTACCATTACTCCAGTGGCAGACGACTCATACAACGATAATGGTACGAACAATGCCGGTGATGAGAGTGATGTTCAAGCGAGTCATGGCGATTACAGTGGTTGTCAACAAGGAACAACCCCAAAGATAAGAAAAGAGAGGAAGTCGCAACCGggaaaaaatgcaaaatatatattatcagAAGTTCCAAGGCTACTGAATTATTTATCAACTCCAAATGTAATTATATGGTCGGCTGTTCGGGCTAGCATTGGTTCAGGCATTTTGCAAGGAAAAACTGAGCTTCTTGTTAAAAATCATTTAGGAGAGATTGAGCAGTTTTTGCAGCACGAAGTTAAATTCGCACCGTCTAACCAGACTGTATATTTGAACAGAAGAGAGTCTCCATATACACGACTAGCAGAACTTTTTAATGTCAATAACTTTATTGTGTCGCTTGCTCGACCATATTTGGCACCAATCTTGTTGTCAGATTTTAGGCATCGTGGACATCGAGGATGGGGCCTGCGACTAGTTCGTCTGGCGCGACTGGAATTTCAACATCGCTTGCAACAGCTAACACAATTGGGTATTCTTCCGGGTGTATTCCAACGAGTGTTTGTAGATGAAAACATTCCTGGTGGGTTTCAAGTAACGATCGTGCCAGAGCTGTCTTCGGTACGAGATTTTGCCAAAGTTTTTGATGGACACAACATTGCTGATAAAGTCAACTACTGGATTTGGATTGGTGAGAGAAGTGTGTGGCCGATGATGGCAATTATCTGGGCCCGAAGTGCTGTTGAGATTGTGCTTAATAGCGTTTATACTCGTAAAGGCAGAGAACTGCGATCAGATGCAACCTGATATATATGATACGATATTCATATCATATCCCAAGTCTGTGGTTGTCGCAACTAAAATTGTGACTAATATTAAAATCAGAATCTATTTAGAATCCAGTCAGAAACCTGTTGGACTTGTCATGgctcatatttatattaaacaatttttttgtctaGTACGCttgttaataaataaataaatatacaatgGAGGACAAGCTAGCGGTACATAAGCTTGACTGTATCAGATACATGGTAAAGATACTCGTTTTCGACAACGACCTTTGTTTCGTTGACACGAGGTCCACGAGTGATTCGAAAGATACCCGTAACATCATCAGCCCGACCTGTTTCAAATGGACGCAATGATATCAGTAAACTCGAGGTATGAATCAATTGTGTTAAGAATTTGACTTGGTTTTCTCCAATTGGAGACACTGGCTGAATAAGTGGTTCATCAGCATTAGCAAATACAAATGTTTGAGAGCTTAGCTGACGCAAGTCATAAATGAATCGGCTTACTTGATCCCATGTATAGAGACCGGTAGCAAGTAAGACGTCTGGTTCTTCGATGATAATCAGAGGTTTTAGTTGAGATCCATCCTGTGCCCCTCTGGAGGTGGTGATAGACTTTGCAACTATCTCAACTAGACTGTCTAGATTAGTTGGCACAAACTTGTCACCACTAGTCTTGCTGCCATTTGCAAACAAACTGCTTGAAAGAtcaacaattgaaaatacAGATTTAGGGACATGGGAAACATCTGAACCTGAATATCGCTTTATTCCTTTGATATGAATATTCGACCGTTCTGTAAAGGTAATGAGCACGGTTGGGCTGGTTTTGTTGCTTACGTGCCTACCACACACAGTATCGACAAGCCAGGTTGGAGCAACCTCGAGACTCGAAGTTACCAGGCATAAATCAGAGCCTTCTCCCGAACTCAGTTCAATGCTTCCATCTTCAAAAAATGCCAAATCTCGAACTGACAAGAATTTTTGGGCCATATTTACGTCCACCCTGCTACGAAGATCATGTCAAGACAGTTGCaactttaaataaaaaataagTGTTCCTGCATCCACAACACGTGACTAGTTGTTCACAATTCCACAAAATGAACCACTGATATATTAATTGAACactcaatttcaaatttatttttacgTAGAAGTTGTGAATTTTGGGATTATGGTTTTATTGATTAGTCTATTGTTGGTTTAATggtttttgaaaatgattTGTGTCTTCAACGAAAAACTTCCATATGTGTAGCAAGTAATTAGCTTATACTGAATGATAATTGAAGAGTTTCTGATAACAAGATGACCTAACTAAGTTATTTTCAGCCAAACGTAAACCATTACTTAATAAAACTAAGTTATAAATGACAACCCCGTTTATCAATGATAATTCATCAAGTGATAATATAACTGCAATACCCAGGggttaataaaataaatatatcgaGATGCAAGAAGTTGGTGCATATCAGCCgcactgaaaaattatagATAGGCtgtgaaaaaaatagaaaagCACCACACTTGATACTTTCACCCTTCAAGCTATAAACCAAACTACAGCAATGGTTTCTACTTTGCCACAATTACCTGCTGATTGGAGCGCTCCTGAGGGATTCAGCGCCACTGCTACTTTCAGCTCGCCTGTTAAGAGACAGGTCGAACCTGTTGGTCCTGGCTTCTTGGCCCATGCTCGTCGTACTTTGAGAGGCCGTACCTGGTCCGAGGATGAAAAGattcaagctcaacaaaacGTTAAAAAGGTCGAGGATGATAACAACGATGatcttgttgaagatgagcCTGAAGATCCTGAAATGTTGAAGAGAGATCCTAAAGACTGGAAGAAGCAAGATCACTACGCCGTGTTGGGTCTGTCCAAGTACAGATACAAGGCTACTGAGGAGCAAATCCGTATTGCCCACCGTAGAAAGGTTCTCAAGCACCACCCTGATAAGAAGGCTGCTGAGGGTCAACTCAATGAAGATGGCTTTTTCAAGTGTATCCAAAAGGCTTTCGAGattcttcttgattctaACAAGAGAAGACAATGGGACTCTGTTGATCCTAAGGCCAATGTTCTTCCTCCTAAGAACAAGGGTGGTGATTTCTTTGAAGATTGGACCAAGGTCTTTGATGCTGAGGGCCGTTTCTCTAACAAGCAACCTGTTCCTTCTTTGGGTACTTTGGAGACCGAGAAGCCTGAGGTCGATGCCTTTTATGCTTTCTTTTACAATTTTGACTCTTGGAGAACCTTTGAGTACTTGGATGAGGATGTTCCAGATGACACTTCTAACAGAGATAATAAGCGTTAtattgagaagaagaataaggCTGCTCGTCAAAAGCACAAGACCGATGATATTGCTAGATTAAGAAAGCTTGTCGATACTGCTCTTAAGCTTGACCCTCGTATTCAACTTTtcaaggagaaggagcGCAAAGCTAAGGAGCAACGTAAGTGGGAGAGAGAAGCTGGTGCACGTGAGGCTGCCGAGGCTGAGAAGAAGGCCAAGGAAGAAGCTGAGAAGAAACGTGCTGAGGAGGAGTCAGCTTCCAAGGCTGCTAAGGAAAATTCCAAAAAGGCTAAGGAAGCCGCCAAGAAtgctaagaagaagaacaagagaaCTATCCGTGGAAGTGTTAAGGACGTCAATTactttgctgctgctggttctgagccctctgctgctgatattgatgcCATCTTGAatgatgttgatgctaTCATCGACAAGCTTGACGATGTTAAGCTTCAAGACCTTGCTAACAAGCTTTCAAACAACCCCGATGCTGACACCGTCAAGGCTGCCTTTACTGAATCCAAGGATGTCGTTTCGGGTCTTAAGTACTTTTAGGTTTTGTCATCTATGTAGGAATATAGAGTTATTTTTAAGTTTAGATCTCGTTTACCAGAAAGCTCAACTGCTATCTTGAGCCTCAATATATTCTGAGCCGAGGATGACAGAGTCATGATATCATTTGCTGCCACAATGTTGTGAACTTAGCTCAGGTAGATCTATCCTTCATTGTTATGGTGTCATAAATTTAACTTTAAAATTCAAACTAAAGATGTTCCTGAACAGtgtcaaaatcatcaaaatattAGAGCAGAAATCCTATGGACTGACCGTCCGGGGTGTTTCATCAATTAAGTATTGATCATATAAGCCAAAGTCATACGCGCCCGGCAAAACAAGTAGTTAGTTAATTGCATGATATCAAGTCATTACCCAGATTTAGACTTATCCGGGTAACCGCAAAAAAGGTCTTGTTTCCCAAATTCATTTTATCTTTTTGCCCCAGAGGAAATCTCCATGGTTTATGAGAACGGTTGGCGACACTTGTAGAGAACGACCCGCTCCACATATTGAATTGATTCGCTCACCTTGGAGGATTCATTTTTTTCCTATTTGCACCCTCTGGAAATATTAGTTAAATAGATATTGACTACAAAAGCCAAAGTCTCCCCACCTAGCAAAGACGTAGTTAAGCCGAATTAGTAGGAGATATTAGTCTTGATGTTATGCCTGAATAGTTTAGTACTTGATTTAAATCATATTGTAGCTTTGAATTGgtaatattttcaaaagaatTCGGGGCACCAGTTTTGGTGTTCCCAATATATGCGGCATTAGAACTACGCATGGTCAGATTTAACAACTGTTACCCGGTTTTTAAAGTTTCAATTGGGAAAAAGTCATTTTCCATACTttcattttatattttgtgTCTCAGAGGAGATCTGCCATTTTCATCCAAAAGATTGGAGATATTTGTAGAAAACGATCCGCTTGACACACTAGTTTGGTTCTTTATCTTGGAGAGTTTATTATACGCTTATTTGCACACTCTGGAAAAATTAGTCAGAAAAATACTAACCCCAAAAGTCAAAGGTATCCCATACGGAAAAGATGTAGTTAATGGAAATTAGTTGAAGAAATcatttaatatattaattatgAACAGTTTAGTTCACGATCCAAGTGCTACTGTGTCCTTGAACTGCATATATTTACAACAGACCTGGGGGTGGCATTTTGATGGTCTCATGTATTACCCGGCATTTACGGTAAAAATTACCGGTCAACCCTATTGTAAGATCTCTTGCATCAGGCCAGATCTCCTTCATCCATCCAGGCCAGATCTCTTTCATCCAGGCCAGATCTCTTGCATCCAGGCCCGATCTGCTTCATCCAGGCCAGATCTCCTTCATCCATCTAAGCCAGATCACCTGCATCCGTGGGCCAAAGTTTGTGTGACCGGACGGAAATTCTAATATTACAGGGTCAAACTTTAGTTATCTTTCTTGTAGAATTTATTGTATGAGCTGAGCCCGGAAATATCATTTGAATCCGACGGTCTGGATATGACGGGAAAACTCTGCAGTCTTTCCTAAATGAGTCAGGGCCAATGATACCAAATGAAAAACTTGGCATGAATGATCTGAACATATTACTCTAAATGCTCATTCTGGACCGTTAATTGTATGGTTTAAACCTATGATGTCGACTGTAGATGCTAAAATAAATGCCAGAACTGGTTGCTTCACTTGTTACCCGGTGTTTAGAAAAGCACCATATGGAGGTATTCTGTGGTGCTTTTGccttttcattttcacttTCTCCTTCTTAATATGCTTGACTAACGTTATATTAACTGGTGTATTACAAGAgatgctcttcttctcagtGTTACGACAAATGTTCCCACTTTCCGAAACTAGTTTTACCCAGCATTGAATTCCATGTAAAAAAACAAGGCGCTGCATGCCGTAGACCTTAATTAGTGAAGCTGGCCACAAGTCTTTCCCGTACACTATTACTTGTCAGATTTGACCCAACGACAGTAACTTAACATGGACAGATAATCTGCACAGATATTGAACTAATTTCTTTCTTATCTCACTGGCTTCAAGTAGCTTCAAAGCTCACCACTCTAGATGCTAAAAGCTCAAATGTACTGGATGGCCATAATCACTGAATAAGACAACCCTCAATTTACTTGAAACTGGGTTCTCTCCCTGTCAGTTTGAATTCAAGTGGTAGCTCATGGTCTCTTCTTGAAACAGTTTTTTCAACATAAACTGATCAATCTAGAGTCTCCAGCTGACCCCTCCAATTTGTATTTCCGCCGCATAGGCTTTGCCCATTACAACTGAAATAGAGGGCTCGGCCCGGGTCTTGCATTCGCAAGAGATATTAGACTAGATCACCGTCAAGATAATTTGTAATTCTACAGGCTAGATTATTATCATTGTTTGACTTTTCTTCCTAATTAATTCTATATAAGTCCGTCTATATACCTGTGCAGCTGTCTCTCAATTGATCGCCTTTAATTCTCTCTAATAATGGCAACATCGCTTTTTAAAAGGCAATCAATTGAATCATGGTGATAAAAGAAGCATAGTCATACTCATCTTAGATAATACTTTTAGAAAACTTGGAGCTTCGGATCTTATTATCATCCGCTCGATGCTTCGATATTAAATCAGACTAATGCGCATAAGTGGAATATTTTGATAAATATACTATCAAGGCGATTGAAGCCAGAACGGAGAATGCCAAATTGTATTTAactgatataaatatggcGAAATCCAAGGACAAGGGAGAAGTGTTTTTCTCGCGGGGTATTGCGTATAACTACATTGTAGTGATTGATGCAGGTTCATCAGGATCGCGAATTCATATTTATCACTATCCAGCGACAAACGATGTTGCCAAGTTAGAAGAACTTCACAATAAGGGTGACCATTTGGCTCATGATGAAAACGACCCATTATCGAAATGGACTACTTTCCCAAGGGTTTCGAAATCGGGGAACAAATGGCATAAGAAAATTAATCCAGGAATGTCCTCTTTTGCCAACAATCCTCAAGACATTGGTAAGGAGCATATCAAAAAGCTCGTCAAGTACGCAGAAGAAATCATTCCGAAGGCGCAAATCCCTAGAACTCCTGTTTTTGTATATGCCACGGGTGGACTTAGGCTCCTAGAGAACAGTCAATCGCATGCTATATTAAGCAATGCTTGtgaatatattcaaaaggAGACAAAGTTCTTTCTGCCAGATTGTGCCAGTCATCTGAAAGTGATTGACGGTGCCACTGAGGGACTGTTTGGTTGGCTTGGTCTAAATTATCTGATTGGAGGTATTGAAGACCCACAAAGTCATTCGCATGGCAAGGATCATAGTACATATGGATTCTTAGATATGGGTGGTGCTTCAATGCAGATAGCATTTGTACCGAATGCTACTGAGATTGAGGAGAACAAGGCTGAGCTGTACAGAATTGCTCTTGCTAGTCTTGATGGGACTCAAGACAGAATGTATGATATCTACTCGAAAAGCTTtcttggtgctggtgttaaCGAAGCCCGCAAGACTTATTTAAAATCGTTGACTACTGTAAACAAGGATGGAGATATCGAGGACCCCTGTGCACCAGTTGGTTTGAAGCATAGTGAAATCGTCAAACGAGATTTACAAAAGGTTGATGTCGAAGAGGAGGATGAGcgtgatgatgatgaagacgaagatgacgatgacgatgacgacgatgatctggaggacgacgacgacgatgacgaggatgatgaggaggaggatCAAGACGATGAGAAGAACGATAAAAGCGACAAGGGAGACAAGAGACCCAAGAAAGAcgataaagaaaataagaACAAAAGTGACAAGAAGATAGAAGACACTAAGGATGATAGTGACAAGAGTGGAGATCAAAGTGATAAACTGCCTCCAAATGCAAATACCAAATCGTAtattggtactggtaatTATGAAGCTTGCAGGAAGCAAATATCACCTATTTTATCAAGTATCAAGAACAGTGGTAGCccagattttgattttgaaattaATCACTTCGTCGGAGTCTCTGAATACTTTGACACTCCTGATAAGGGCTTTAGCTTGGGAGGTTCATTTGATTACGACTCTTTGAACACCAAAGTCGAGCAGTTCTGTGGTAGCAAGTGGGACTCGATCAACCCAGAAGAATATCCCCAGTTATCTAAAGAAAACCTGGAACTGCTTTGTTTCAAGTCCAGCTATCTGTTAGGTGTAGTAGATGAAGGCTTCCAATTCCCCCAGCTTGCTGACAAGCCGTCACCTGCTGACGGCGAAGTAAACGACAAAGTTGATAACAACAATCTCACGACCTATCTCGACCCATTGCAAAGTGCAGAAGATATCAACGGAGTGGAGTTCTCATGGACTCTTGGACCTGCTTTATTATATGCAGCTGGAGAGCTCAGCATGCACAAACGATCCGAACACAACGGTATCCAGCTGAACTCGGGATCGAGTTCCTGGCAGTACGGTGGTGAAGTGAATGGGTACACTCGACCTGAACTTCGTCGACAGGATCtcgatgacgatgacgatgaagccAGTTGGGGCGAGTATTTCGACGAGCACTCACACCGTTTGTACGGctccatcatcttcttgcTCATTCTCGTCGTAGCAGTCTATCTCCTTCTCGGCCGTCAACGACGCAAACTGATCCTCCAGTCCCTAGTATCTCGATTCAAGAACTTTCCAGCCAAAGGCGGCCAATACTCCCTCGTATCAGGACCCACGCGGCGCAACCCGTCTCCACAACCAGAAGACTTCGAGCTCCAGGACGTCGAAGACGGTTTCGACATCGCAtccgacgacgaagaagccAATGTCCGTGGCCAGTCTCCTCATGTAgaagtataaataaaaatttaGGGTATGTCAccttgtgcctccggcggctgggctccgcccagacccgttgtgctcgcttcgcgagcttttCTCGGGGCTCGACCGTGAAATTTGGGGGGATacacgcccgactcgagcggagcgagaggagccgcggggtctggggcacagccccagccgccggaggcatcctGTCCCTTCGATTCAAATTTGAGCCGAAATATGAGCAAAAGGTGATGTGAAGGGAGGTCAGACGACCCCTGATCCCGGGTCGGAAATGCACCCTGGCGATCTATCTtaatcttatcttttgacaAATCTCAGATATCCCTTACCCGAGGCGAAATATGTCTGCTGCACCACCCGATCCCGAGAAAGAGTCCGGAGATTTCAGTCAGATCAAGGTTCctgaaattatttatatctaCTAAAAATGGcatcttctgctgctggaactAAAAAGGTACGTCCTAATCAAGCAGTTACTACCAAATTTGAGTTGCAGATGCGATATGAGATACTTAGCTACGAGAGAATCCCGCTATTGACTCATATTTCATGTGACTCTCTAGACAGGTACCATAAGGTCGACTTCAGGTAACTTTAAGATCCTATTTCAATTCTTGGTTCACATTTGAAGTTTTGTGACTATTAAATCtgaactgctgctggaacAACAGGATTCCAAGAGATCTCGGTTTCAGGATCTATGACCTGATCCTCTCAGCCAAATGCTACTGAATATGAAAAGCTGGCGAGAATTTTACTAACATTTTGTAGCCAGAAGCCTGGAAATCTTTTGTCGCAGGTGCCTCTGCCGGGGCTATTGAAGGATTCATCACTGTAAGTATTGAGAATGGATACCCTACAGGCCATTGCTCACAGTCACCTCTCACACAGGACCTGATATCTAACGATACATTCTAGTATCCATTTGAGTTTGCCAAAACAAGACTCCAGCTCGTGGACAAGTCATCAACTGTAAGTAACCACCTTTGGAACAGTCTCCTATAAGACTTTCATTTCATCTCTCAGCCCAAAATCTGTCATATcaccccacgcccgactcgagcgaagcgagaggagccacggggtctggggcggagccccagccgccggaggcaaagcTCCCTCCACTACAAGTCTAACAAGCCAGACGTCCAGAAACCcattgaaattgattgCTAATACAGCTCGTCAGCAGGGAATCAAGTCGTTATATACAGGATGTGGAGCATTTGTGATTGGCAACACGGCCAAGGCCGGTGTGCGGTTCCTGGGATTCGACTCGATTAAACAGCTTCTTCGTGACGAAGAGGGAAATCTGTCGAAAACCAGAGGAGCACTTGCAGGACTTGGAGCAGGTGTAATTGAGTCGGTTGTTGCAGTGACGCCTTTTGAAACGATTAAAACCGCCATGATCGATGACAAGCAGTCGAAGAACCCTAAATACCAAGGACTTGTTTCCGGAACACGAAGACTTATTCAAGACAAAGGCATTTCTGGAATCTACCGAGGAGTAGTCCCCGTGACGATGAGACAGGCCGCTAATCAAATGGTGCGCCTGGGTTCGTATAATGCCATGAAGACAGTCATTCAGTCATATAAAGAGGACCCCAATCTCCCCCTGTCATCTCTTGAAACCTTCGCAGTTGGGGCTGTTGCCGGTATCATCACAGTCTACACGACAATGCCGCTGGACACCGTCAAAACGCGAATGCAGAGTCTGGAAGCCAAGTCGCAATATTCCGGCACTCTCAACTGTTTCTACAAAGTAGCCAAGCACGAGGGCGTCGTCACCTTCTGGAAGGGCGCCACACCGCGTCTCGGCCGTCTCATCCTCAGCGGCGGTATCGTGTTCACCATCTATGAAAAAATCATGACCATCCTGGCCTAATAGAACTGTACAAATCACTCTGGGAGccggtgtgcctccggcggctggggctccgccccagaccctggttgctcctgcttcgcaggagtttgcctggaccgtcgacgaaaccgactcgagcgaagcgagaggagccgcggggtctggggcagagccccagccgccggaggcaggcagggGACGGGGAGAAATCGGACtgaaatgaataaataaagaagCTATAATTAAACAATGGATTCTGACGCAGTGGCAGCGGCAGGCGTCTCATCAGCAGGGGTGGACGAGGTGTCGCTGGCGTTGTTGCTTCGGATGATGGCAATTTCCATTCGGCGGGCCTGGATGTAGTCGGCCAGACTCTTGAGAA
The Sugiyamaella lignohabitans strain CBS 10342 chromosome A, complete sequence genome window above contains:
- the ZUO1 gene encoding zuotin (Ribosome-associated chaperone; functions in ribosome biogenesis and, in partnership with Ssz1p and SSb1/2, as a chaperone for nascent polypeptide chains; contains a DnaJ domain and functions as a J-protein partner for Ssb1p and Ssb2p; GO_component: GO:0005737 - cytoplasm [Evidence IEA,IEA]; GO_component: GO:0005737 - cytoplasm [Evidence IDA] [PMID 11914276]; GO_component: GO:0005737 - cytoplasm [Evidence IDA] [PMID 20368619]; GO_component: GO:0005739 - mitochondrion [Evidence IDA] [PMID 14576278]; GO_component: GO:0005739 - mitochondrion [Evidence IDA] [PMID 16823961]; GO_component: GO:0005730 - nucleolus [Evidence IMP] [PMID 20368619]; GO_component: GO:0005844 - polysome [Evidence IDA] [PMID 16413483]; GO_component: GO:0005840 - ribosome [Evidence IDA] [PMID 17242366]; GO_function: GO:0003677 - DNA binding [Evidence IEA]; GO_function: GO:0051082 - unfolded protein binding [Evidence NAS] [PMID 9707440]; GO_process: GO:0006457 - protein folding [Evidence NAS] [PMID 9707440]; GO_process: GO:0006364 - rRNA processing [Evidence IMP] [PMID 20368619]; GO_process: GO:0006450 - regulation of translational fidelity [Evidence IMP] [PMID 15456889]; GO_process: GO:0000054 - ribosomal subunit export from nucleus [Evidence IMP] [PMID 20368619]; GO_process: GO:0006452 - translational frameshifting [Evidence IMP] [PMID 16607023]) — translated: MVSTLPQLPADWSAPEGFSATATFSSPVKRQVEPVGPGFLAHARRTLRGRTWSEDEKIQAQQNVKKVEDDNNDDLVEDEPEDPEMLKRDPKDWKKQDHYAVLGLSKYRYKATEEQIRIAHRRKVLKHHPDKKAAEGQLNEDGFFKCIQKAFEILLDSNKRRQWDSVDPKANVLPPKNKGGDFFEDWTKVFDAEGRFSNKQPVPSLGTLETEKPEVDAFYAFFYNFDSWRTFEYLDEDVPDDTSNRDNKRYIEKKNKAARQKHKTDDIARLRKLVDTALKLDPRIQLFKEKERKAKEQRKWEREAGAREAAEAEKKAKEEAEKKRAEEESASKAAKENSKKAKEAAKNAKKKNKRTIRGSVKDVNYFAAAGSEPSAADIDAILNDVDAIIDKLDDVKLQDLANKLSNNPDADTVKAAFTESKDVVSGLKYF
- the YND1 gene encoding Ynd1p (Apyrase with wide substrate specificity; helps prevent inhibition of glycosylation by hydrolyzing nucleoside tri- and diphosphates that inhibit glycotransferases; partially redundant with Gda1p; mediates adenovirus E4orf4-induced toxicity; GO_component: GO:0030137 - COPI-coated vesicle [Evidence IDA] [PMID 14562095]; GO_component: GO:0005794 - Golgi apparatus [Evidence IEA,IEA]; GO_component: GO:0005794 - Golgi apparatus [Evidence IDA] [PMID 14562095]; GO_component: GO:0000139 - Golgi membrane [Evidence IDA] [PMID 10551827]; GO_component: GO:0016021 - integral component of membrane [Evidence IEA]; GO_component: GO:0016020 - membrane [Evidence IEA,IEA]; GO_component: GO:0016020 - membrane [Evidence IDA] [PMID 10409709]; GO_function: GO:0005524 - ATP binding [Evidence IEA]; GO_function: GO:0016787 - hydrolase activity [Evidence IEA,IEA]; GO_function: GO:0017110 - nucleoside-diphosphatase activity [Evidence IDA] [PMID 10409709]; GO_function: GO:0017111 - nucleoside-triphosphatase activity [Evidence IDA] [PMID 10409709]; GO_function: GO:0000166 - nucleotide binding [Evidence IEA]; GO_process: GO:0006629 - lipid metabolic process [Evidence IEA]; GO_process: GO:0006486 - protein glycosylation [Evidence IEA]; GO_process: GO:0006486 - protein glycosylation [Evidence IMP] [PMID 10409709]; GO_process: GO:0006665 - sphingolipid metabolic process [Evidence IEA]), giving the protein MAKSKDKGEVFFSRGIAYNYIVVIDAGSSGSRIHIYHYPATNDVAKLEELHNKGDHLAHDENDPLSKWTTFPRVSKSGNKWHKKINPGMSSFANNPQDIGKEHIKKLVKYAEEIIPKAQIPRTPVFVYATGGLRLLENSQSHAILSNACEYIQKETKFFLPDCASHLKVIDGATEGLFGWLGLNYLIGGIEDPQSHSHGKDHSTYGFLDMGGASMQIAFVPNATEIEENKAELYRIALASLDGTQDRMYDIYSKSFLGAGVNEARKTYLKSLTTVNKDGDIEDPCAPVGLKHSEIVKRDLQKVDVEEEDERDDDEDEDDDDDDDDDLEDDDDDDEDDEEEDQDDEKNDKSDKGDKRPKKDDKENKNKSDKKIEDTKDDSDKSGDQSDKLPPNANTKSYIGTGNYEACRKQISPILSSIKNSGSPDFDFEINHFVGVSEYFDTPDKGFSLGGSFDYDSLNTKVEQFCGSKWDSINPEEYPQLSKENLELLCFKSSYLLGVVDEGFQFPQLADKPSPADGEVNDKVDNNNLTTYLDPLQSAEDINGVEFSWTLGPALLYAAGELSMHKRSEHNGIQLNSGSSSWQYGGEVNGYTRPELRRQDLDDDDDEASWGEYFDEHSHRLYGSIIFLLILVVAVYLLLGRQRRKLILQSLVSRFKNFPAKGGQYSLVSGPTRRNPSPQPEDFELQDVEDGFDIASDDEEANVRGQSPHVEV